The DNA sequence GAGTGCTGCCGAATTCCATCATGTCTACCGGCTTCAAGTTATGCTTCGACAAACATTGGTCCACCGCTTCCCTTGTACCGGATCCTTTTTCCCGGACAATCCATCTTTCATTTGCCAAATCCTCCATCTCGATCGGCGTCTTCTTCTTTGCAAGCGGATGATTCTTTCCGGCAATCAAGTACATTTCATCATTGGACAGTTTTTCCAGCGATAGTTCTTTATGCACTTTTTGCCCTTCTATCACACCAATGTCCAGCTTGTTTGCAAGTACTCGATCAGCGATTTCAGCCGTATTTCCAATTGTGATGCTCGGGTGGACATTAGGGTATTTGACGAGCAAATCGGAAATGGTGTGCGGCAGAATATACTCCCCAAATGTATAGCTAGCGCCGATTCGGAGCTCACCCCTAGGCTCATTCAAAACAGATTGAATGGCACGATTCATATTTTCATGGAGTTCCTTCATTTCCAGAACATAATCTTTCAGAATCTCACCCGCTTTTGTCAGCTTAATATTTTTCGTCTGCCGGATTAAGAGTGCAGCACCCAGTTCTTTTTCCAGACCCGAAATATACTGGCTCACCGCAGGCTGTGTCATGAACAAGGTTTCCGCGGCTTTTGAAAAACTTCTCTCCCTTGCAGCTGTTAAAAATACGAGGTACTTCTGCTCCATCGTCACCCCACCTTTCTATAAGCTATTACTTATACTTTTCATCAAAATGATTAATTTTCATTATACGAAAAACAGGACTATGATAAAAGGGATAGATTGGGGGATTCAAAATGAAAAATTTTACCGCGGGTATATTATTTACGGGGATCATCGCGCTGCTTGGGACACTCCTTTCAAAAGCTCCATTTTTCAGCAGCATTGGACCTCTCGCCTCTGCTATCCTGCTAGCGATAGTGTACCGGCAGCTTGCAGGGTATCCTGTGTCCATCAAGCCCGGCATCGATTTTTCTTCCAAAAAGCTGCTAAGATTGGCCATCATCCTTTTTGGATTAAGATTAAATATCATTCTGATTGTCAAGCAAGGCCCGGCCGTCATCCTGCTTGGGATCTTTTCGATCGTATTTTCCATTTTCCTGATGATTTGGCTTGGCAAAAAACTTAAAAGCGACGCATCGACCATTCTTCTGCTAGGGGCTGGGACCGGCATCTGCGGGGCCGCGGCCATTGCTGCCATTGCACCGATCATCAAGGCAAAAGAAGAGGATACCGCACTGAGCGTCGGCATCATTGCACTGATGGGGACCATTTTTTCCGTTACCTACACCTTGCTTTATTCCTGGTTTCCAATTCAGTCAGGGCACTATGCTTTATGGAGCGGCGTCAGCCTTCACGAGATCGCGCATGTCGCCTTGGCTGCTGAGCCTGCAGGAGGAGACGCATTAGCACTCGCCCTATTAGCTAAACTCGGACGTGTCCTTCTGTTGATTCCGGTGAGCTTCGCCTTTATGTATTGGATGAAAAAAAGAGATGCAAGCCAGGGACAGGCATCCATCTCCTTTCCATATTTCCTGATCGGATTTGTATTAATGAGCATAGCCGGCACCCTTTTAGATGAAAAAGGACTATTAAATCCTCAAATAATGGACACCGTTTCAAAAGTCACCACTTTTATTTTGACCATGGCCATGACCGGACTCGGGCTGAATATCCACTTTAAGCAGCTCAAAGACAAAGCCATGAGACCGCTGCTGACGATTTTCATTGTCTCCATCGTATTGTCCGTCGCCACGTTCTTTCTCACAATGCTTGCGATTTAAGGTTCGGGTGCCGCCGAGCCTTATTTTTTTATCCAACGAATAAGAAGTAAAAGCAGCCCCATCACAAAATGTGACAGGCACTAAGAAAAGAGGAAGCGCCTTGAAAGCCGCGACACGCATAAGACGGAACACGTAGGAAATCCTGATTTCCGTAGAGTTGCGGCTTATGACCTCGAGCGGCTAGGCGCTGGAGCTGGACACGCCCCGACTTTTGTCGAATTTTGCAGGGTCTCGTGCACGAGGGTTAAGGCTGAATTTGCCCTTATTCTGCTCACTCGCGCATAGGAGGAGGGTTTTGGCGCATAAGCGGTGTGGTTTCGCGCATAGCCTGGTATTTTTCGCGCATAGAGTTTGGAAAATGGCGCAAAGGGAAGCATTTTTCGCGCATAGAATCTCCGGAGAGGACCATCCACCATGATTTTCGAGTTGGTTTTTCAGGATTTGACCCTGTCCTACTAG is a window from the Falsibacillus pallidus genome containing:
- a CDS encoding YeiH family protein, encoding MKNFTAGILFTGIIALLGTLLSKAPFFSSIGPLASAILLAIVYRQLAGYPVSIKPGIDFSSKKLLRLAIILFGLRLNIILIVKQGPAVILLGIFSIVFSIFLMIWLGKKLKSDASTILLLGAGTGICGAAAIAAIAPIIKAKEEDTALSVGIIALMGTIFSVTYTLLYSWFPIQSGHYALWSGVSLHEIAHVALAAEPAGGDALALALLAKLGRVLLLIPVSFAFMYWMKKRDASQGQASISFPYFLIGFVLMSIAGTLLDEKGLLNPQIMDTVSKVTTFILTMAMTGLGLNIHFKQLKDKAMRPLLTIFIVSIVLSVATFFLTMLAI
- a CDS encoding LysR family transcriptional regulator is translated as MEQKYLVFLTAARERSFSKAAETLFMTQPAVSQYISGLEKELGAALLIRQTKNIKLTKAGEILKDYVLEMKELHENMNRAIQSVLNEPRGELRIGASYTFGEYILPHTISDLLVKYPNVHPSITIGNTAEIADRVLANKLDIGVIEGQKVHKELSLEKLSNDEMYLIAGKNHPLAKKKTPIEMEDLANERWIVREKGSGTREAVDQCLSKHNLKPVDMMEFGSTQIIKESVEAGLGITLLSKWAIRKEVDAGVLKIIDCEDTPVVRDFSIIKQWESGGSKTIEVFSEVLRGYFGGESTK